One window of the Bradyrhizobium sp. NP1 genome contains the following:
- the rpoH gene encoding RNA polymerase sigma factor RpoH: MARNAALPILTDEPGLTHYLEEIRRFPMLERQEEYLLAKRWREHGDRDAAHKLVTSHLRLVTKIARDYRGYGLPISEAISEGNVGLMQAVERFEPEKGFRFATYAVWWIKAAIQEYILRSWSLVKMGTTANQKKVFFNLRKAQSKISVLNDGDMQLDQVKIIARRIGVTETDVIYMNRRLGGDASLNAAIREDGDSGEWQDWLVDESTDQETTLAASEEFDNRRKTLSSALIVLNKRERRIFETRRLAEEQITLVELAEEFGVSRERVRQIEVGAFAKVQNAVKHRVGAIATPEPLQMR; the protein is encoded by the coding sequence ATGGCCCGCAACGCGGCCCTGCCGATCCTTACGGACGAACCCGGCCTCACCCATTATCTTGAGGAAATTCGGCGGTTCCCGATGTTGGAGCGCCAGGAAGAATACCTACTAGCCAAGCGCTGGCGCGAGCACGGTGATCGCGACGCGGCGCACAAGCTGGTCACCAGCCATCTGCGGCTCGTGACCAAGATCGCCAGGGACTATCGCGGCTACGGCCTGCCGATCTCTGAGGCGATCTCCGAGGGCAATGTCGGCCTGATGCAGGCGGTCGAGCGCTTCGAGCCGGAGAAGGGCTTCCGGTTCGCCACCTACGCCGTGTGGTGGATCAAGGCGGCGATCCAGGAATACATCCTGCGGTCGTGGTCGCTGGTGAAGATGGGCACCACGGCCAACCAGAAGAAGGTGTTCTTCAACCTGCGCAAGGCCCAGAGCAAAATCTCCGTCCTCAACGATGGCGATATGCAGCTGGACCAGGTGAAGATCATCGCTCGGCGGATCGGCGTCACCGAAACGGATGTGATTTACATGAACCGGCGGCTCGGCGGCGACGCCTCGCTCAACGCCGCGATCCGCGAAGACGGCGATTCCGGCGAGTGGCAGGACTGGCTGGTGGACGAATCCACGGACCAGGAGACGACGCTCGCCGCGAGCGAGGAGTTCGATAACCGCCGCAAGACGCTGTCCAGCGCGCTCATCGTGCTCAACAAGCGCGAGCGGCGCATCTTCGAGACACGACGGCTCGCCGAGGAACAGATCACGCTCGTGGAGCTGGCCGAGGAATTCGGCGTCTCGCGCGAGCGCGTGCGCCAGATCGAGGTGGGCGCCTTCGCGAAGGTGCAGAACGCAGTGAAGCACCGCGTCGGGGCGATAGCGACCCCGGAGCCACTCCAGATGCGTTAG
- a CDS encoding isoprenylcysteine carboxylmethyltransferase family protein translates to MRRTAAVIGTAIFFVFAPCVVAGLVPWWISRWEFRLSFLGVELTRFVGAALILAGVAGLVDSFARFALQGLGTPAPIAPTQHLVVTGLYRYVRNPIYLAVAAVIFGQAVLFGDWRLFAYGVVFWLVCHLFVVGYEEPTLKKSFRAEYEALRINVPRWIPRLTAWRAGR, encoded by the coding sequence ATGCGAAGAACCGCCGCCGTCATCGGCACCGCCATTTTCTTCGTGTTCGCGCCCTGCGTGGTGGCCGGGCTGGTCCCGTGGTGGATTTCGCGCTGGGAGTTCAGGTTGTCGTTTCTCGGCGTCGAGCTCACGCGCTTCGTCGGCGCCGCGCTCATTCTTGCCGGCGTAGCCGGGCTCGTGGATTCATTCGCGCGTTTCGCGCTGCAGGGGCTCGGCACGCCGGCGCCGATCGCCCCGACCCAACATCTAGTCGTTACCGGCCTCTATCGGTATGTGCGCAATCCAATCTACCTGGCGGTTGCCGCCGTCATTTTCGGCCAAGCGGTCCTGTTCGGCGATTGGCGGCTGTTCGCCTACGGCGTGGTCTTCTGGCTCGTCTGCCACTTGTTTGTCGTGGGCTACGAAGAGCCGACGCTAAAGAAGTCATTCAGGGCGGAATACGAAGCGTTGCGCATCAATGTGCCGCGTTGGATCCCGCGCCTAACCGCGTGGCGAGCCGGTCGGTAA